Part of the Falco peregrinus isolate bFalPer1 chromosome 15, bFalPer1.pri, whole genome shotgun sequence genome, CCTCGTGGCCGACTGCCAGCGCCAGCACTCGCTCTCCCCTTCCTGTTTTTGCTGAAGTAATAGACGAGAATCAGAACCCCGAAGGTGATGAGAAGATCCGCAGTGATGATCCCTGTCACTGCCAAGGCATCCAGCTCCTCACAGTTTGCGCATACTGCCGAGAGGAGAGATGAAGGTGCTCAGAGACGGGCACCCTTCCTTTCCAAGCAAGGAAAGTCCAGGTCTCTCTCACCTGCTCAGTGCTAGAAGAGATACAGCTCTGGGTGGGAAGAGGAAACGAGCAAACAGAAGGGAAGGGGGACAGCACAGCCCGCTCCATCCCACCACTTCGGTCTGCAGACAGGCACAACCAGGAGGCTGGCATGTGCAACCTCCTCCGCTACCTCTGCTGTTTGCATGGCCTGAGCCCAAGGGTGCAAAACATCTCCCAGCTCAttgccccccccgccccctctgcctgctctggaCTCTTCAGCCCTGAAtgcagagcaagcagctgcccGAATTTCAAATGGCTCAGAGGCTTAAATCACTGTGTCAGGGTGGGGGTAAACTCCCCCCAGCCGATGGGTCACAGGCTGTGTGCTCCAGATGGGAGGTTTCCACTCTGCGAGAGAAGAAATGCCTCTGGCCCTTGAGACAGACATTGCTCTTGCCCTGCAGCACGGCAGAAGCCGTAGAAGTCGTAGAAGAGATTAGCGCAGTGTATACGTGGGACCCATTGACCCGCAGCCAGCCTGAGGactgcagaagggaaaggcGTAGAAAGCGGGGTGATTCCTTTTGCCCAAAATGTGCTCTCGGACCCTTTTACTTCCACATACAGCGGGAATGGCCTCAGCAGAGTTGCATTCACCCAGCCCTGAAAATCCGGTCTCAGTTCCTAATATCAATCACTGAAATGTGCAAACTTCATCTTTAGCCCGTAGGCTGCTTTGTCACTCACCTCTGACATTCAGGTACATTTCATACTTCTTTTCACCTGCCGAACAGCTCACGTAGCCGGGAGAGCTGTCGTGATTCTCTATAACATACTTTCTCTCgtggctgggtgctggtgtCCCGAATAACTCCCAGGACATTCTGACTTCAGTCAAGGGACATGTGATAGTCACCGTGGTTCCAGAAATCTCCACCAGGAATTCTTTATTGGAAGATGAGCCAACGAGAAGGGAAACCAGCATTACAAACAGCTTCCCTGCCCACCCTTGATCCCACCATGACAGTTTGCTCTGCAAAATCTTTGATTTCATGTAGTAAtgtaaattatataaaaaagtGCCCTGCACACCTGTCTTCCAcatgcatgtttttcttcagttttttacACTGACACTTTGCAATGCCAAACAGTATCAAAACCATCACAGAGTGCTCCACCTCTGTCAGAGAGCCTGGCCACCTGCCATGCATCGTTCTGTTTATCCATGtgcttgctgctctctgcaaaTGGCCAACCCATCTCACAGACCACTAATGGCAATTAGGGGCAACTCATTATAGCTGATTTTTCTGATTGGTGATGATAGCAGCACGTAACAGGAatctttttcctcctaaaaTACTGCTTAAACTCAAAtatttctctctgccttttagTCCTCACCTGTGAAGCATTTGCAGTCTTTTTATCATGCTAAATAGATAAGAATGCTGGTAAAATACACTTACCCCCCTGTGCTTCAATATCATCTGCAAAGGAGAGAATAATAAGTGTTAACAAATTGGCCCACTATTACCTTACTGCTTGTTGCTGTTGGAAAATGCCCAACCCTGCTTGGCGATCACTAGCAATAATTCGGGACAATTCACAACAACCAGTTTTTCAAGTCAGTGAGATCAGTTACAGTTAATGAACCCGAATTTCTTCCTATCCTACAATATTtgcaaaattcaaatatttctaTGTGGCTTCTAGTCCTCACTCGTGAGACATAGTTGGCCTTTTTATTATACTAAAAGTTAAGAATGCTGATAAAATACACTTaccctgctgagctgcagtgccagctacaaaagaaagaatagtAAATATTAAGTAATTTAGCTACTGGTATCACACACCTTTCCTACTTCAAGGGAATCCTGAACTCAGCTGCGTGAAAGAGTTGTTTATACTCCTATATTTGTGCTAAAGGCATTAGAAGCATTCTGTTAGCTGCAGCAGGatgttgttttgaaatgaagtgttttcctttggaagCCATTTTTAACACAGACTAACGCAGAATGGAAAATTGAATGATTTTCCGACCCAGTTTTGGGGTTATTGCAAGCTGTATACTCAACAATTTTGCTTTATTATCGTGGACCAAAGACTGCTGGAAAATCGTAACCGTGTTCCGCAGTAAGAACCACTGTCCTCTGCACGAGGACTGGACCCTGATGCAAGTTTTAATGCTATAAAGCAGTTTATCgctgtgatttttctctcttggtAGGAAACAAGTAGCTCCATTGAGGTCTCAGGAGCTGGAGTattacagaaacagcttttggGAGGTGTGAATCAGGCTTGTGATTGGCTTTAAAGATACTTGTCAATAAAAagtaacataaataaataaaggaatgaACCGTATTCAGTACTGTTGTCTCATCTCATCTCTGGTCATGCTTGCTTTACAATAGGAGTTACCTGTAACAAAATTAGAGATTTGAAATTCCACAGGCATAGGACTTGGCTGGAGAGAAGTGGatctgatgctttttttctttatataagaccaatttaaatgtgaaaaaagaacAGGCCATTGCTAAACCAAATGTTTTGAATCTTCTCAAGGAATAGCAGTTGGTGTTTGCAGCACATTGGCAGAGTAGCTCCAGCCTTACTGTAGTATCTTTTAATTATCTTTCAAACTTACCTTTTATAGTCACCAGCTTCTTTATAGTCTTGATAGACACTCTGCATTTCATCCTAAACCAGCTTTCTGAAGGCTGGTCAGTTCAGATGGGTGACATGGAAATTGTTGCCACTCCCATGCTATCACAGTGAGACTGATCCAAAGTTATTTACCTCCAGTCACAAAACAGTTTAGGAAACGTGGACGaacaaagcataaaaataaaattaaagccaCAACACTTTATAGTTCACACCACTGCATAAAGCAGTGCACcaagctccagccctgctgcgtGGCGTTTGGAGACCAAGTGTCTTGGTGGATCAGCTAGCAAGCAAAAATTCCCGAGGACCTCCGGTTCCTTTCTCTAGCCTAGGACTGCTGGACCCCCGTTTCTCTGTCCCTGCAACCTGCTCTCTGAGGGGAACACTCCCACTGGAGAGCAGCCGCTGTACATGCCAGCTGCAGAAGACGTGGCTGCAGGTACTTTGTAAAAGCAGCCACGCGCCCCTGTGCTTTGCtctcccccctgcagccccggggTGGCCACCCCTCTGGTCCCCGTGGGCTCCTGGCCAGCGCTACTCACCCACACACAGCAGGAGCCCCACGAGGGGCAAGGACCGCTCCAGCCCCATCCTTGTGCTCctcctgctcttgcttttctctACCACGTCAGATTGGCATCGCTGAGGGTGGCTGCGAGGGAAGAAAGAACACATCGGCGTTTCAAGTTGTTGCTTACAAGAAAGAGGCCCACAATTTTTTCCCAGAATTGTGTACGGCAACGAactgagcagtgctggggagaCTCACTGTTTCCAGTGAAACCTGCAAGCAGCCAAGAAAGACACGGAACACCTATGATAAAATAAGCCCATGTCAGGAAGTGTGGAGGCTCAAAACGTCTAGGCAGGACGTCACGGACAGCAAGGGGCGGCTGCTCACACCAGCCCGGCTCAAGCCTCAGGAGACCCGTTGTGACTGcgccaggagcaggaggagataAACGAGACCAGATTAAATTCGTCATCAGAACCTTCCTAAGCATTTTTCAAAGCGAGTGTCTCTGAAGTTCAGACTACTGCAAGCA contains:
- the LOC101916374 gene encoding T-cell surface glycoprotein CD3 epsilon chain isoform X2, which encodes MGLERSLPLVGLLLCVAGTAAQQDDIEAQGEFLVEISGTTVTITCPLTEVRMSWELFGTPAPSHERKYVIENHDSSPGYVSCSAGEKKYEMYLNVRVCANCEELDALAVTGIITADLLITFGVLILVYYFSKNRKGRASAGAGSRPRGQKTQRPPPVPNPDYEPIRKGQREVYAGLESRGF
- the LOC101916374 gene encoding T-cell surface glycoprotein CD3 epsilon chain isoform X1; the encoded protein is MGLFYHRCSVSFLAACRFHWKHHPQRCQSDVVEKSKSRRSTRMGLERSLPLVGLLLCVAGTAAQQDDIEAQGEFLVEISGTTVTITCPLTEVRMSWELFGTPAPSHERKYVIENHDSSPGYVSCSAGEKKYEMYLNVRVCANCEELDALAVTGIITADLLITFGVLILVYYFSKNRKGRASAGAGSRPRGQKTQRPPPVPNPDYEPIRKGQREVYAGLESRGF